In Rattus norvegicus strain BN/NHsdMcwi chromosome 1, GRCr8, whole genome shotgun sequence, a genomic segment contains:
- the Dmwd gene encoding dystrophia myotonica WD repeat-containing protein isoform X2, with amino-acid sequence MAAGGAEGGPGPSAAMGDCAEIKSQFRTREGFYKLLPGDATRRSGPTSAQTPAPPQPTQPPPGPASASGPGAAGPASSPPPAGPGPGPALPAVRLSLVRLGDPDGTGEPPSTPSGLGAGGDRVCFNLGRELYFYPGCCRRGSQRSIDLNKPIDKRIYKGTQPTCHDFNQFTAATETISLLVGFSAGQVQYLDLIKKDTSKLFNEERLIDKTKVTYLKWLPESESLFLASHASGHLYLYNVSHPCASTPPQYSLLKQGEGFAVYAAKSKAPRNPLAKWAVGEGPLNEFAFSPDGRHLACVSQDGCLRVFHFDSMLLRGLMKSYFGGLLCVCWSPDGRYVVTGGEDDLVTVWSFTEGRVVARGHGHKSWVNAVAFDPYTTRAEETASASGDGDPSGEEEEPEATSSDTGAPVSPLPKAGSVTYRFGSAGQDTQFCLWDLTEDVLSPHPPLARTRTLPAAWTQPRCWAQPCALESMRSHCWSLWCARRSLRSASPCFCSWRTASSLPAKRASSAPGPGPARRASPPNQAAPPVALWCETWMSHVPGLLAITLPADLKNHCINKTNHDGRTPSSPHPAQILGVP; translated from the exons ATGGCGGCGGGCGGCGCGGAGGGCGGCCCGGGCCCCAGCGCCGCCATGGGTGACTGCGCGGAGATCAAGTCGCAGTTTCGCACCCGCGAGGGCTTCTACAAGCTGCTTCCCGGCGATGCGACGCGCAGGTCCGGCCCGACCTCCGCTCAGACCCCGGCGCCGCCTCAGCCCACTCAGCCCCCGCCAGGGCCCGCCTCAGCCTCCGGGCCTGGCGCCGCAGGTCCCGCATCGTCCCCGCCGCCCGCTGGCCCTGGGCCCGGGCCCGCGCTGCCCGCTGTCCGCCTCAGCCTGGTGCGCCTAGGCGACCCCGATGGCACTGGGGAGCCGCCCTCCACGCCCTCGGGATTGGGCGCGGGAGGAGACCGCGTCTGCTTCAACCTGGGCCGTGAGCTTTACTTTTATCCCGGCTGCTGCCGCCGCGGGAGCCAACGG TCCATTGATCTCAACAAGCCCATCGACAAGAGGATCTACAAGGGGACCCAGCCCACCTGCCACGACTTCAACCAGTTCACAGCTGCCACAGAGACCATTTCCCTGCTGGTGGGCTTCTCTGCCGGCCAGGTGCAGTATCTGGACCTCATCAAGAAAGACACCAGCAAGCTATTCAATGAAGAG CGGCTGATTGACAAGACCAAGGTGACATATTTGAAGTGGCTGCCTGAGTCAGAGAGTCTGTTCCTTGCTTCTCACGCCAGTGGCCACCTGTACCTCTACAATGTCAGCCACCCCTGcgcctccaccccaccccagtatAGTCTGCTGAAACAGGGTGAGGGCTTTGCTGTCTATGCAGCCAAAAGCAAGGCACCCCGAAATCCACTAGCCAAGTGGGCAGTGGGTGAGGGGCCCCTCAACGAGTTTGCATTCTCACCTGATGGCCGACACCTAGCCTGTGTCAGCCAGGATGGCTGCCTGCGTGTCTTCCACTTTGACAGCATGCTTCTTCGTGGGCTCATGAAGAGCTACTTTGGGggtctgctgtgtgtgtgctggagcCCTGATGGCCGCTATGTGGTGACAGGAGGGGAAGATGACTTGGTCACTGTGTGGTCCTTCACGGAGGGTCGTGTGGTGGCTCGAGGCCATGGCCACAAGTCCTGGGTCAATGCTGTAGCCTTTGATCCGTACACCACTCGAGCAGAGGAGACAGCCTCAGCCAGTGGTGATGGAGACCCCAGTGGTGAAGAGGAGGAGCCTGAGGCCACCAGCTCAGATACAGGAGCTCCAGTGTCCCCACTGCCCAAGGCTGGCTCCGTCACTTACCGCTTTGGCTCAGCTGGCCAGGACACACAGTTCTGCCTGTGGGACCTCACAGAAGACGTGCTCTCCCCTCACCCGCCTCTGGCCCGCACCCGCACCCTTCCAG CCGCTTGGACCCAGCCAAGGTGCTGGGCACAGCCCTGTGCCCTCGAATCCATGAGGTCCCACTGCTGGAGCCTCTGGTGTGCAAGAAGATCGCTCAGGAGCGCCTCACCGTGCTTCTGTTCCTGGAGGACTGCATCATCACTGCCTGCCAAGAGGGCCTCGTCTGCACCTGGGCCCGGCCCGGCAAGGCG GGCATCTCCTCCCAACCAGGCAGCTCCCCCAGTGGCACTGTGGTGTGAAACGTGGATGTCCCATGTCCCTGGCCTCCTAGCCATAACCCTCCCTGCTGACCTCAAGAATCACTGTATTAACAAGACTAATCATGACGGAAGGACTCCTTCAAGCCCCCACCCTGCACAAATACTGGGGGTCCCCTAG
- the Dmwd gene encoding dystrophia myotonica WD repeat-containing protein isoform X3 encodes MAAGGAEGGPGPSAAMGDCAEIKSQFRTREGFYKLLPGDATRRSGPTSAQTPAPPQPTQPPPGPASASGPGAAGPASSPPPAGPGPGPALPAVRLSLVRLGDPDGTGEPPSTPSGLGAGGDRVCFNLGRELYFYPGCCRRGSQRSIDLNKPIDKRIYKGTQPTCHDFNQFTAATETISLLVGFSAGQVQYLDLIKKDTSKLFNEERLIDKTKVTYLKWLPESESLFLASHASGHLYLYNVSHPCASTPPQYSLLKQGEGFAVYAAKSKAPRNPLAKWAVGEGPLNEFAFSPDGRHLACVSQDGCLRVFHFDSMLLRGLMKSYFGGLLCVCWSPDGRYVVTGGEDDLVTVWSFTEGRVVARGHGHKSWVNAVAFDPYTTRAEETASASGDGDPSGEEEEPEATSSDTGAPVSPLPKAGSVTYRFGSAGQDTQFCLWDLTEDVLSPHPPLARTRTLPAAWTQPRCWAQPCALESMRSHCWSLWCARRSLRSASPCFCSWRTASSLPAKRASSAPGPGPARRSQTRRPRPRQGKQVGPGHPASQW; translated from the exons ATGGCGGCGGGCGGCGCGGAGGGCGGCCCGGGCCCCAGCGCCGCCATGGGTGACTGCGCGGAGATCAAGTCGCAGTTTCGCACCCGCGAGGGCTTCTACAAGCTGCTTCCCGGCGATGCGACGCGCAGGTCCGGCCCGACCTCCGCTCAGACCCCGGCGCCGCCTCAGCCCACTCAGCCCCCGCCAGGGCCCGCCTCAGCCTCCGGGCCTGGCGCCGCAGGTCCCGCATCGTCCCCGCCGCCCGCTGGCCCTGGGCCCGGGCCCGCGCTGCCCGCTGTCCGCCTCAGCCTGGTGCGCCTAGGCGACCCCGATGGCACTGGGGAGCCGCCCTCCACGCCCTCGGGATTGGGCGCGGGAGGAGACCGCGTCTGCTTCAACCTGGGCCGTGAGCTTTACTTTTATCCCGGCTGCTGCCGCCGCGGGAGCCAACGG TCCATTGATCTCAACAAGCCCATCGACAAGAGGATCTACAAGGGGACCCAGCCCACCTGCCACGACTTCAACCAGTTCACAGCTGCCACAGAGACCATTTCCCTGCTGGTGGGCTTCTCTGCCGGCCAGGTGCAGTATCTGGACCTCATCAAGAAAGACACCAGCAAGCTATTCAATGAAGAG CGGCTGATTGACAAGACCAAGGTGACATATTTGAAGTGGCTGCCTGAGTCAGAGAGTCTGTTCCTTGCTTCTCACGCCAGTGGCCACCTGTACCTCTACAATGTCAGCCACCCCTGcgcctccaccccaccccagtatAGTCTGCTGAAACAGGGTGAGGGCTTTGCTGTCTATGCAGCCAAAAGCAAGGCACCCCGAAATCCACTAGCCAAGTGGGCAGTGGGTGAGGGGCCCCTCAACGAGTTTGCATTCTCACCTGATGGCCGACACCTAGCCTGTGTCAGCCAGGATGGCTGCCTGCGTGTCTTCCACTTTGACAGCATGCTTCTTCGTGGGCTCATGAAGAGCTACTTTGGGggtctgctgtgtgtgtgctggagcCCTGATGGCCGCTATGTGGTGACAGGAGGGGAAGATGACTTGGTCACTGTGTGGTCCTTCACGGAGGGTCGTGTGGTGGCTCGAGGCCATGGCCACAAGTCCTGGGTCAATGCTGTAGCCTTTGATCCGTACACCACTCGAGCAGAGGAGACAGCCTCAGCCAGTGGTGATGGAGACCCCAGTGGTGAAGAGGAGGAGCCTGAGGCCACCAGCTCAGATACAGGAGCTCCAGTGTCCCCACTGCCCAAGGCTGGCTCCGTCACTTACCGCTTTGGCTCAGCTGGCCAGGACACACAGTTCTGCCTGTGGGACCTCACAGAAGACGTGCTCTCCCCTCACCCGCCTCTGGCCCGCACCCGCACCCTTCCAG CCGCTTGGACCCAGCCAAGGTGCTGGGCACAGCCCTGTGCCCTCGAATCCATGAGGTCCCACTGCTGGAGCCTCTGGTGTGCAAGAAGATCGCTCAGGAGCGCCTCACCGTGCTTCTGTTCCTGGAGGACTGCATCATCACTGCCTGCCAAGAGGGCCTCGTCTGCACCTGGGCCCGGCCCGGCAAGGCG TTCACAGACGAGGAGACCGAGACCCAGGCAGGGGAAGCAAGTTGGCCCAGGTCACCCAGCAAGTCAGTGGTAG
- the Dmwd gene encoding dystrophia myotonica WD repeat-containing protein, which yields MAAGGAEGGPGPSAAMGDCAEIKSQFRTREGFYKLLPGDATRRSGPTSAQTPAPPQPTQPPPGPASASGPGAAGPASSPPPAGPGPGPALPAVRLSLVRLGDPDGTGEPPSTPSGLGAGGDRVCFNLGRELYFYPGCCRRGSQRSIDLNKPIDKRIYKGTQPTCHDFNQFTAATETISLLVGFSAGQVQYLDLIKKDTSKLFNEERLIDKTKVTYLKWLPESESLFLASHASGHLYLYNVSHPCASTPPQYSLLKQGEGFAVYAAKSKAPRNPLAKWAVGEGPLNEFAFSPDGRHLACVSQDGCLRVFHFDSMLLRGLMKSYFGGLLCVCWSPDGRYVVTGGEDDLVTVWSFTEGRVVARGHGHKSWVNAVAFDPYTTRAEETASASGDGDPSGEEEEPEATSSDTGAPVSPLPKAGSVTYRFGSAGQDTQFCLWDLTEDVLSPHPPLARTRTLPGTPGATPPASGGSRAGETGAGPLPRSLSRSNSLPHPAGGGKAGGPSVSMEPGVPFSIGRFATLTLQERRDRGAEKEHKRYHSLGNISRGGSGGNSSNDKLNGPAPRSRLDPAKVLGTALCPRIHEVPLLEPLVCKKIAQERLTVLLFLEDCIITACQEGLVCTWARPGKAFTDEETETQAGEASWPRSPSKSVVEGISSQPGSSPSGTVV from the exons ATGGCGGCGGGCGGCGCGGAGGGCGGCCCGGGCCCCAGCGCCGCCATGGGTGACTGCGCGGAGATCAAGTCGCAGTTTCGCACCCGCGAGGGCTTCTACAAGCTGCTTCCCGGCGATGCGACGCGCAGGTCCGGCCCGACCTCCGCTCAGACCCCGGCGCCGCCTCAGCCCACTCAGCCCCCGCCAGGGCCCGCCTCAGCCTCCGGGCCTGGCGCCGCAGGTCCCGCATCGTCCCCGCCGCCCGCTGGCCCTGGGCCCGGGCCCGCGCTGCCCGCTGTCCGCCTCAGCCTGGTGCGCCTAGGCGACCCCGATGGCACTGGGGAGCCGCCCTCCACGCCCTCGGGATTGGGCGCGGGAGGAGACCGCGTCTGCTTCAACCTGGGCCGTGAGCTTTACTTTTATCCCGGCTGCTGCCGCCGCGGGAGCCAACGG TCCATTGATCTCAACAAGCCCATCGACAAGAGGATCTACAAGGGGACCCAGCCCACCTGCCACGACTTCAACCAGTTCACAGCTGCCACAGAGACCATTTCCCTGCTGGTGGGCTTCTCTGCCGGCCAGGTGCAGTATCTGGACCTCATCAAGAAAGACACCAGCAAGCTATTCAATGAAGAG CGGCTGATTGACAAGACCAAGGTGACATATTTGAAGTGGCTGCCTGAGTCAGAGAGTCTGTTCCTTGCTTCTCACGCCAGTGGCCACCTGTACCTCTACAATGTCAGCCACCCCTGcgcctccaccccaccccagtatAGTCTGCTGAAACAGGGTGAGGGCTTTGCTGTCTATGCAGCCAAAAGCAAGGCACCCCGAAATCCACTAGCCAAGTGGGCAGTGGGTGAGGGGCCCCTCAACGAGTTTGCATTCTCACCTGATGGCCGACACCTAGCCTGTGTCAGCCAGGATGGCTGCCTGCGTGTCTTCCACTTTGACAGCATGCTTCTTCGTGGGCTCATGAAGAGCTACTTTGGGggtctgctgtgtgtgtgctggagcCCTGATGGCCGCTATGTGGTGACAGGAGGGGAAGATGACTTGGTCACTGTGTGGTCCTTCACGGAGGGTCGTGTGGTGGCTCGAGGCCATGGCCACAAGTCCTGGGTCAATGCTGTAGCCTTTGATCCGTACACCACTCGAGCAGAGGAGACAGCCTCAGCCAGTGGTGATGGAGACCCCAGTGGTGAAGAGGAGGAGCCTGAGGCCACCAGCTCAGATACAGGAGCTCCAGTGTCCCCACTGCCCAAGGCTGGCTCCGTCACTTACCGCTTTGGCTCAGCTGGCCAGGACACACAGTTCTGCCTGTGGGACCTCACAGAAGACGTGCTCTCCCCTCACCCGCCTCTGGCCCGCACCCGCACCCTTCCAGGTACACCTGGTGCCACCCCACCAGCCTCTGGAGGTTCTCGGGCCGGAGAGACAGGTGCAGGCCCCCTGCCCCGCTCCCTGTCACGGTCCAACAGCCTCCCACACCCAGCTGGTGGTGGCAAGGCTGGCGGGCCTAGCGTATCGATGGAGCCTGGCGTACCATTCAGCATTGGCCGCTTTGCCACACTGACCCTGCAGGAGCGGCGGGACCGGGGGGCTGAGAAGGAACACAAGCGCTACCACAGCCTGGGGAACATCAGCCGTGGGGGCAGTGGGGGCAATAGCAGCAATGACAAGCTCAATGGCCCTGCCCCCCGCAGCCGCTTGGACCCAGCCAAGGTGCTGGGCACAGCCCTGTGCCCTCGAATCCATGAGGTCCCACTGCTGGAGCCTCTGGTGTGCAAGAAGATCGCTCAGGAGCGCCTCACCGTGCTTCTGTTCCTGGAGGACTGCATCATCACTGCCTGCCAAGAGGGCCTCGTCTGCACCTGGGCCCGGCCCGGCAAGGCG TTCACAGACGAGGAGACCGAGACCCAGGCAGGGGAAGCAAGTTGGCCCAGGTCACCCAGCAAGTCAGTGGTAGAG GGCATCTCCTCCCAACCAGGCAGCTCCCCCAGTGGCACTGTGGTGTGA
- the Dmwd gene encoding dystrophia myotonica WD repeat-containing protein isoform X1: MAAGGAEGGPGPSAAMGDCAEIKSQFRTREGFYKLLPGDATRRSGPTSAQTPAPPQPTQPPPGPASASGPGAAGPASSPPPAGPGPGPALPAVRLSLVRLGDPDGTGEPPSTPSGLGAGGDRVCFNLGRELYFYPGCCRRGSQRSIDLNKPIDKRIYKGTQPTCHDFNQFTAATETISLLVGFSAGQVQYLDLIKKDTSKLFNEERLIDKTKVTYLKWLPESESLFLASHASGHLYLYNVSHPCASTPPQYSLLKQGEGFAVYAAKSKAPRNPLAKWAVGEGPLNEFAFSPDGRHLACVSQDGCLRVFHFDSMLLRGLMKSYFGGLLCVCWSPDGRYVVTGGEDDLVTVWSFTEGRVVARGHGHKSWVNAVAFDPYTTRAEETASASGDGDPSGEEEEPEATSSDTGAPVSPLPKAGSVTYRFGSAGQDTQFCLWDLTEDVLSPHPPLARTRTLPGTPGATPPASGGSRAGETGAGPLPRSLSRSNSLPHPAGGGKAGGPSVSMEPGVPFSIGRFATLTLQERRDRGAEKEHKRYHSLGNISRGGSGGNSSNDKLNGPAPRSRLDPAKVLGTALCPRIHEVPLLEPLVCKKIAQERLTVLLFLEDCIITACQEGLVCTWARPGKAGISSQPGSSPSGTVV; the protein is encoded by the exons ATGGCGGCGGGCGGCGCGGAGGGCGGCCCGGGCCCCAGCGCCGCCATGGGTGACTGCGCGGAGATCAAGTCGCAGTTTCGCACCCGCGAGGGCTTCTACAAGCTGCTTCCCGGCGATGCGACGCGCAGGTCCGGCCCGACCTCCGCTCAGACCCCGGCGCCGCCTCAGCCCACTCAGCCCCCGCCAGGGCCCGCCTCAGCCTCCGGGCCTGGCGCCGCAGGTCCCGCATCGTCCCCGCCGCCCGCTGGCCCTGGGCCCGGGCCCGCGCTGCCCGCTGTCCGCCTCAGCCTGGTGCGCCTAGGCGACCCCGATGGCACTGGGGAGCCGCCCTCCACGCCCTCGGGATTGGGCGCGGGAGGAGACCGCGTCTGCTTCAACCTGGGCCGTGAGCTTTACTTTTATCCCGGCTGCTGCCGCCGCGGGAGCCAACGG TCCATTGATCTCAACAAGCCCATCGACAAGAGGATCTACAAGGGGACCCAGCCCACCTGCCACGACTTCAACCAGTTCACAGCTGCCACAGAGACCATTTCCCTGCTGGTGGGCTTCTCTGCCGGCCAGGTGCAGTATCTGGACCTCATCAAGAAAGACACCAGCAAGCTATTCAATGAAGAG CGGCTGATTGACAAGACCAAGGTGACATATTTGAAGTGGCTGCCTGAGTCAGAGAGTCTGTTCCTTGCTTCTCACGCCAGTGGCCACCTGTACCTCTACAATGTCAGCCACCCCTGcgcctccaccccaccccagtatAGTCTGCTGAAACAGGGTGAGGGCTTTGCTGTCTATGCAGCCAAAAGCAAGGCACCCCGAAATCCACTAGCCAAGTGGGCAGTGGGTGAGGGGCCCCTCAACGAGTTTGCATTCTCACCTGATGGCCGACACCTAGCCTGTGTCAGCCAGGATGGCTGCCTGCGTGTCTTCCACTTTGACAGCATGCTTCTTCGTGGGCTCATGAAGAGCTACTTTGGGggtctgctgtgtgtgtgctggagcCCTGATGGCCGCTATGTGGTGACAGGAGGGGAAGATGACTTGGTCACTGTGTGGTCCTTCACGGAGGGTCGTGTGGTGGCTCGAGGCCATGGCCACAAGTCCTGGGTCAATGCTGTAGCCTTTGATCCGTACACCACTCGAGCAGAGGAGACAGCCTCAGCCAGTGGTGATGGAGACCCCAGTGGTGAAGAGGAGGAGCCTGAGGCCACCAGCTCAGATACAGGAGCTCCAGTGTCCCCACTGCCCAAGGCTGGCTCCGTCACTTACCGCTTTGGCTCAGCTGGCCAGGACACACAGTTCTGCCTGTGGGACCTCACAGAAGACGTGCTCTCCCCTCACCCGCCTCTGGCCCGCACCCGCACCCTTCCAGGTACACCTGGTGCCACCCCACCAGCCTCTGGAGGTTCTCGGGCCGGAGAGACAGGTGCAGGCCCCCTGCCCCGCTCCCTGTCACGGTCCAACAGCCTCCCACACCCAGCTGGTGGTGGCAAGGCTGGCGGGCCTAGCGTATCGATGGAGCCTGGCGTACCATTCAGCATTGGCCGCTTTGCCACACTGACCCTGCAGGAGCGGCGGGACCGGGGGGCTGAGAAGGAACACAAGCGCTACCACAGCCTGGGGAACATCAGCCGTGGGGGCAGTGGGGGCAATAGCAGCAATGACAAGCTCAATGGCCCTGCCCCCCGCAGCCGCTTGGACCCAGCCAAGGTGCTGGGCACAGCCCTGTGCCCTCGAATCCATGAGGTCCCACTGCTGGAGCCTCTGGTGTGCAAGAAGATCGCTCAGGAGCGCCTCACCGTGCTTCTGTTCCTGGAGGACTGCATCATCACTGCCTGCCAAGAGGGCCTCGTCTGCACCTGGGCCCGGCCCGGCAAGGCG GGCATCTCCTCCCAACCAGGCAGCTCCCCCAGTGGCACTGTGGTGTGA